A window of Rosa rugosa chromosome 7, drRosRugo1.1, whole genome shotgun sequence genomic DNA:
gaggaGTTAACCAACAACAGTGTGTacttacttctgttgtctgatcacCATCGAAAATGCGCCGCATCCAATTTCTGGCATTAGCATGTGCAGAATTGGTGTAACGGTTATCTGCAGTGCGTTGGGTCTATGATATACACACAATGGTGCTTCACCGTTGTAGGAGTGTGCTCATCACACAACATTGAGATAGACGACAGACATGGTCCAAATCACATAAAAGATTTCCACCGTTGTGTGATgcactttttgtagtagtgtgtaAACAAAAAGTTGTCGCATGAATTATTAAGACACATATATCcgataaataaaaatattagaACTTAGGCAAAATTTAAAAACCTAGAAATTACAAAGAAACATCGGAAACTCTAAGATAATATGATTGCAGGTGGTTATAAATAATAAATGAATCCAACCTAGGTTAAGCTTAAACTCGTCAAGTCACGTTTGGATGTTCTGGCCCAAAACCCGAAATACAGTCAGTAAAAACCGAATTACCGAATCACATGGCGTGCACATGAGATGATATTGGGATCGAGGAGAAGTTCGAGTTTGTATGATGCGCTATTAGGTTGGCCGTATCGGGGAGAGCTCAAGTTGTTGAAATTGGAACCATATTCGTTAAAAGCATCGGGGAGAGCTCAGGTTTTTTGTTCCCTTGAACTTTTGttttcaaaagtcaaaacaaacGTTAACGCCAAAGAGTGACTAAGGCCAACATCTGCGCCCTACTGAAACGAAAGGCTGACAGTGTAGAGTCTTAGGCAAAGTCGGAATTGACATATATCCAGAAGCTCGATCGATCTGAAATGGGTCTTCTCAGCATTATTCGAAAAATTAAAAGGAATGAGAAAGAAATACGTATACTCATAGTGTAAGTCTTACCTTACCTTGTTTATAGAGCAATACaagaattcaaattcaaattcaaatggcTGATATATTTGATTATTGTGGTTGATGATGATGCAGCGGGCTTGACAATTTGGGAAAAACTACGATTGTGCTGAGGATTAATGGGGAGGACACCAGCGTCATCAGTCCCACCCTCGGCTTCAACATCAAGACTCTCACTTACCAGAAGTAACCTTTCGTTCTTGTTATTTCTATCTATTGTTCAAATGAAATATTCCGTTACCATGGTATAGTCGATTGAAATgctttttgtttgatttggacaGGTATACACTTAACATATGGGATGTGGGGGGTCAAAAAACAATACGATCTTATCGGAGAAACTATTTTGAACAAACTGATGGTCTCGTATGGGTAGTTGACAGTTCTGATCTTAGAAGATTAGATGACTGCAAAATGGAGCTTGATAATCTTTTGAGGGAAGAGGTAAATGTAATCTGGATTTTCGCTCAGTACTTAACTGAACACCATAATGTTTCTCAGCTGCTTTACCTAGTCTCATATTTCGATCCTTTCTTATTCTTATCCTTCTACTAATGTTTCTTATGAGTTCATCAATGTCTCATGTTTGTGCATGTTGTGAGGGGGTTTCTATGAAATTGTTTATTCATCGTGAATTGTTCTAAGATGCTGACTTGTTTTGCTCATATGACAGAGGCTATCAGGATCGTCCTTACTGATACTAGCAAATAAGCAGGACATAAAAGGTGCCCTTACTCCACAAGAAATTGCCAAGGTAAGGCTCTAGGCCAGCTTGTATTGATTGGTGAATGTAAATGTAGTTGTTTGCTAGAATGTTTCTTGGCTTTTGTATGCCTTGATTATCAGTCACCCAGAAACAGCTTCATTCTTTTCTGCCTCTGTTCTTTAGATTGTTGTATTCACTGTTAATgaatgacagg
This region includes:
- the LOC133723836 gene encoding ADP-ribosylation factor-like protein 2, with translation MGLLSIIRKIKRNEKEIRILIVGLDNLGKTTIVLRINGEDTSVISPTLGFNIKTLTYQKYTLNIWDVGGQKTIRSYRRNYFEQTDGLVWVVDSSDLRRLDDCKMELDNLLREERLSGSSLLILANKQDIKGALTPQEIAKVLNLEAMDKTRHWNIVGCSAYTGEGLLQGFDWLVQDIASRIYVLD